Within Xiphias gladius isolate SHS-SW01 ecotype Sanya breed wild chromosome 5, ASM1685928v1, whole genome shotgun sequence, the genomic segment tagagagaggaaaggagcaACGAGGAAAACGTCAGAGTCGTGAAGTCCGACCGAAACTGTGCGACTATTTTCTTCGGGATTTTCTGGCATGCGGGAATCCCGCGTGAGTGGAGGAACGGGTCAAAGATTAGCTGAtacttttgattatttttcagatCAAATGAGCTGCAAATGAAAGATATGAACGGTAAAAAGTGATGAAATactccaaaatgttgaacaaacAATGACAGGTGTTGCTCTACCTGTGCCCAAAGTGACATCCTCATAATGTTTAATTAGTCAGCGGATCAGCCAAACAACCAGCGAGTCGGTTTACTTAAtaagtcaatcaatcaatcgatcAATCAGTGAGCACCTGAGCAGATCTCCACCACGTCTGGCCATCTCCTCCACCCCTCCGTCCTGGAGCTGGAAGTTGGTCAGGTCGTTACCACTGCAGTAGAAGTCGCCAGCACCTGCGGtgaggagggtgtgtgtgttatcagaAAAACTAAAGGCAAGTCAGTCCTTGGAAAAACGTTAACGTCACAGTGGGAATGACGATCACCGATGAACTGACTCGCTGTGTTCGGTGGAATTTCCTTTAACCTATAACACGATCCTCAGTTGTCGCCATTTGATTTCTGGAGTTTGTTTTTGGCGGGACAAAGTCCTGCGTTATGCCTGTGGGCCTAAATTCACGGTGGGCGGGGTTTCTGTTGGGGTTCACCCTTACAAGATGATTTACCTCTGCTGAAACATCTAAATAGCTAAAAACTAATAGAGCAGATCCGATTAATAAACATGACTAGCCGTCATTTAGCGCACTACTGGAGCTGCTACGACCTGTTAAACGTCAGGACGCAAGCGGGAGGCAACTGCAGGAAACAGGAAGCTTACATTAAATAATGAttcattacaatgaaataataaaGTGTTGTGATCGTGCATCTTataatttgtgtgtgagtgtgtgtgtgtgtgtaccagtaAAAACTGTGATGACTGAATCGTCTTTAGCAGCCTGCTCCAGAGCTGCAACAACCTCACTGTACAtctgaaagaaaagtgaaacgTAAGAGTTAACACGCCGATAAATCCTggatttctgtcttttatcttCCTGTCTGCACAGGAcgagtgtgtgtggtgtaaaTCGACGTCTGCCTCCTGTGACATATCTGATCGGTTTTACAATCTGACGTACAGCTGCAGGACGGACAGAAAGTACAGGAGGAAAGTAGGAGACTTTCTTCTGCAACGGTCTGACAGACATCGACTGATCATTGGATCAGTTCTCCTGCGCAGatctgcgcacacacacacacacacacctcagtcgTGATGGCGTTTTTTTTGGCCGGTCGGTTCAGTTTTATGGTGGTGATGTCATCCTCCGTGGTGACCAATAGCGTCTTGTACGTCGTCCCGCTCCCAGCAGGCTTTGCAGCCACCTGGGCAGAGTGCAGACCTTCTGCCTCCACCAGGGAACCAATCAGGTCGCAGTATCGCAGCCTGGCTTCCTCCTGAGAGACACACGCGTATTTACTGCTGGTACGGTCTAGAAGGGGCAGTGTATGTAGCTGTGTTTGTTCTAATATTTTACCCAACACGAAACTGcttctttattttactttgtcattgtaattttttttttttttttaaatactcagCATCACTGCCGAGGCTTTTTTTCTatggaaatacttttttattcAAGACGTCTGTGTGCTGCCCCCATTTAACAGCCGCCAAATCCAGTCTGAGCTTTCAGAGTCTTTACGGGCGTCTACCGTGGTCACCAACTACAGTTGTATGTGAAATCATCAGAGTTGCAAGCAGTCGCGGAAATAAAAAGTGTGCGTTTAGCTGTAGGATAGGGGGATATGCTCCACAAACAATGACATTATCAGCAGGAATAAGGGCCTTAAATTGGGTCTTGTTGGGCCCAAATGTAACTTTACATATTACTAGCGCTGCTACTAATGAATATTAGTTAATTATTTTAGGCTCAATCaggtaaacatttaaaaatgcctCACAGATTCCTGGAGCACTTGTACCTGTGATATGGAGCCCAGGGATTTCCATGCGTCCCATTTGGCTTTGTTGACAAAGTCCAGCATGCCTGGTTTTGGCGTGTTGCAGGCGCCCTGAGTGGcctggaggaagaggacaatTATTATTAGCGACATTAAGTTAAACTCGAGGCTAGTGGAATCGGAGGTCACATGGCTGCTGGAAGCAGGCACAGGTGTCCTGATTGGGCAGCTGACACAGGTgcactgagtgtgtttgttctttCGCCGTGTGCACTTCGGTTGAGCTGGTTCCCTCCGTCCTTGTTCTTTGTCCCCGAGTTTGTTGAGTGAGTAGTTGATTCCATTTTATCTGATATTCCAAGTCGCCTTTATTTGTCGTCGCCAAGTCGGACGTCTGATCTCTGTAGTCATTTAATGAGATTATGATTTGTTTAACGTAGGGATGTGTTGATGTACCAATATGATTTAGATGGaatttgatctgtgtgtgtattttcttccaACTGTAGAGAAGACACCGCACAGCAACACCTGACTGACTGAAGGAAACAGAATCAGGGCTTTAATACAGAGCCTGCTGATTAATTCTCCTTCTGGGCTAATGTCGATCAAGTGCAGCGCCTTTGTgtaaaacaaccaaataaacAGGTAACAAATTAGGTTCTGTCAGTCACGGCAACCAAAGTGTAAAAGATATCAAGGACAAAAAGGCCATTAAACACGAGCTGTTactggataagcagcagaaaatggagggATGAATGGATAGAAGGAttaagcaatttaaaaaaaacaaaaactaaagtttatttaaaaggtCCACATGATTTTACAGAAAATCAGAACTGGAACAACAGCACTGGAGATTTTccagtttttgctaaaatcacacaaatattttacaaatgacaTCACTGCCTCCAGCAggttaataaaaatatttaggaCCTTTTTAATACCCTTTTAAAGGCCTTGCCTTCTTTTGAGAAAACTTGTTAGGACCTGCAGAAACCCGTTTTACTTCTCCTTTCCCCTCGGCGCTGAGGAACCAagaccaacttttttttttttttttttttgggtttaaaaagaaaaaggtatctttttaatttaaaagcacTACATCATGAAATCCTCCTGAtgatttaaaaacctttttagaAACGCTTTTCTCATTCTCCAGGCTGCTAATAAGTTGGAGCAAGTCATAAAAACCTGAGGATGATTTTGGTGCTTTAGTGGTTTATTTAACTTCTAACATGccaacaaaagaaaagtgtgtttgAACAATGGGAAGATTAGAATCAGTACTATATAATATACTACAGTGGTCACTGACTATAACATCTCCCACCTGTTTGAAGAGAGCGTAGATTTGCAGTTTGACCTCGTTGCCTGGGTCTTTCCTCAGCGTCGACAGTTTGCTCTTCGCCTGCTCAAACTGCTCCACGGTCACACCTGCACACATGCTGACATCGCTATCATCGCTGATCAACAGTAACACAACAAACCAAGaagctcttcttcttcttgctgtcaGGAGGTCTCTGCGTGAGCCTACCCTGATTGTACTGAATACAGGTGCGTCCTACCGAGGGCAAATGGAAACCATGATCTGGCCTTTActcagcaaaaaaagcaaaattctgaaaatgcaACCTGTTCGATTTTGGTGCAATATTATCATTAAGACTATTTTTCTCTTGGCATTGCCCACAAGtggtgctttattttatttaagaacttttttttttttttttttaaattcaaccaATAATGCAGAGTGAAACCCTTGCAAGAGCTGCTCTTTCGTTATTGTTGCACTGCTGCTTCAAgcgtttttccttttctgttgaTATGACTGAAGCGATCAATTGATTATCAATATAGTTGATTGGTCTCTTTACTGACGGGTAAACAAACAAGCTGTGGTGCTGTGCAAGTTCACTGAGGCTCATCAGACTCAATcgtcatgaaaaaataaaacattaggAGCAGAacatggaatttttttttttttttttttttagttccaaACAACTTGCAGCAGATACTCACTCATCATAGGAGAGGCTGTGGTGTGGAACTTCAGACTGGGAATGGTGGAATATCTGACCAAGCTGGTgacacagagggaaacattCAGTGCACTGACCTGTACAGAAACCTCTCCCAGCGTGATCTGAGGGCTGCACCGATGCAAGTTTTTCTGCCGATAGCAAATAATCGTTCCAATGGTGACATACCATGAATGTAACTGATagctgaaacactgaattttctAATGGACAGCTCCGTTTGTCTTTCCTTTAATGTATATTGGTAACATTATGATCCCCTTCATAAGGTCAGTATCGATGCCAATACTGATCCAGTGCACTGGAGTGCAGATGTCTCCTCAAAAAAGTGGATTTAGTTaggtttggtttagttttatttcctgacacacaaaacaacaacaacaaccagataaaggaaataaaacgGATGTGACAGGAGAGAGGTTTTATACAACGGGCCAAGgagaaaagggacaaaaaaaactacagtgataAAACAACCTGAgcaaaatacaggaaaaaaaatgaacgcTGATAAACGCAGTTTACAGTTCAGCAAATCAGCAGACAATAATCatgtaaaaagaaatgtgtatattaaaagtaaatacagaattagaaaatgtactttactgTTGCCCTGAGTCCAAAGTGATGTCTACAAATGTCATTTCGCTCAAAGCAATGGCCCCAGTTTACCGGCCATTCTTTACCTTattgaattcatttattttactgtaatgttttaaaatgtttcagcatcatttatttttagttcaAAAGTTTTAGTTCAAAAGTTTTAGTTCAAACTGTTTTCTATGTATTGAATGTGATTTTTGCACTGATTCGGTTATTACATCTCTAATGCTACATCAGAGAGGTTGGAGCCATTaaacgccttttttttttttttttttttgcctgaaaacGGACGAATCGAGTGATGGACGACTGGTTGCggttgttcttgtttttgtcagcaGTGCTGGACTGGTCCCAGACCTGTGAACGTGAACGAGtgaatgaagagagagaaaatggaaatcCGGCCAGTCAGGTTATGTCAGtaccctcctcccctccctccctttttttttttttctctttactgaaaAAGTGGAGCAAAGGTCAGAGCCAACATTAGCTGCTTTAGCTGAAGAGAGGAGACATAACCAGCGCTTTATTACACTATGCGAGGGCTGTCCTCTGCAGCTCTCAACCGGGTGTTTACCCCTCGTACCCGGGCTCACCGATGCTAGCTTGGTAGCTCATTCATCCGTCATTGACCGCGAACAGAAAAGGGGTACATCTTCTGACATTCAGAGGACTGATAACCGGAGCTAGCTAGCCAGCAGCTGACGtgtagatgttttgttttttttctctctctttttttaaccgAGCTCAACAGCTCGGTCGAGTTAAAGACCCCGCCGATACCAAACCGCAGCCTGGACGTTAGCGGGCATTAACGGTTCCCCAGTCTCACCTCCTTAACTGGACAAAACGCCCGGGAGCGAAGCAGCGCAGGGAGACCATTTAAACCCAGGGCAGGAGGAGGTGGTCCGAAGAGCGGGAGGACAGACCGAAGTAGTGAAGAGTTAACTAGCTTAGCCGAGGCGGAGCGAATCGGTAGGTCGATTATAAACCGAGAGCCGGTGTTGACACTGCTGCTCCCGCCCACTCGGCCGTCTTCTGCTCTCCCATTGGCTCGAGGGAAGCGTCTGGCAATCGGATCCATCCAATGAACGAAGGCTCTGAGAACCGATGCCAGCGGTGCGTCCTTTTCAAACCAATCGGAAGGCACACTTGGGACGAAGGCCCGCCTCTTTGCGTGTGCGCGTCCAATCGGCGTTGAGCGCTCCTCGGCGATGCGCGGAGTCCGGGCTGCTTCGGGAAGCGATGATGCAGGATCTCTGATGCTCTGTCCGCTCGTCTGGATGCTCGAAATAAAACCATGCCGCAGCCAAAATCCCGGAAAATCGCCGTGTTGGGGTACAGATCGGTGGGTAAGTCCTCGTCATGTCATCTCCTGCCGCAAACAGCCGCATTAGGCGTGGTTTTAACCGCGGCGCATGTCAGGCTGGAGCCACGCCGCTGCTAGTAGTTGATATAAAGCGTTGTCCTTCAGGAATATTTGGACCGTCCGTCCTGACATCGGTCCCCATGAAGGCAACGCGGAGCGCGGGGGGAGCCGCTCCTCCCCTCACGGCGCTGTAAACTTGTAAAATGGACTCCCGATTCAACGAACCTGGAGCCATCCCCACGACCGTAATTGGGTACAAGCGGGTATTGGTCATC encodes:
- the eci2 gene encoding enoyl-CoA delta isomerase 2, mitochondrial: MVSLRCFAPGRFVQLRSLVRYSTIPSLKFHTTASPMMSVTVEQFEQAKSKLSTLRKDPGNEVKLQIYALFKQATQGACNTPKPGMLDFVNKAKWDAWKSLGSISQEEARLRYCDLIGSLVEAEGLHSAQVAAKPAGSGTTYKTLLVTTEDDITTIKLNRPAKKNAITTEMYSEVVAALEQAAKDDSVITVFTGAGDFYCSGNDLTNFQLQDGGVEEMARRGGDLLRKYVKAYIDFPKPLVAVVNGPAVGISVTLLGLFDLVYATDKATFHTPFSQLGQSAEGCSSYTFPKIMGAAKASEMLLFNKKLTAGQACQVGLVSEVFPDSSFQSEVWTRLRAYAKLPRNSLAFSKQLIRSMEKERLYAVNDAEVECLVERWMSDECFNAVMSFFQAKAKL